TGTTGAGCTTCATTATTATTGTGTCCGCCTGTTGAGAAGTTGCACTATTTTAGTGGAAGCGTGCTAAATATAAAAGAACAAGCGGTAAAGTATTGCAAAAAATTCGTGCAATCTTACCGCTTGTTATTCATTCAATTACTTTTTCTTTTTGGTTTTTTCTGCTTTTTGATCTGCTTCGACTTGCTCTACACATAAATGCAAAATCTCTTCCGCCCCTTTTTTGATATAGGCATCATCACGCACTTTGTTTTTTTGCAAGTCTAACATCGCATCGTGAATACCTTGTGAAATACTTGGCGGCTGAACGATATCCCAACATTTTGGACTTAAACGAATCGCATTTTGTTGTAGCTCTGCGGCATATAGCACCCCACTATAATAAGCGTACACATCATGATCGAGCATTCGGTTCAGTAAACTTGCTCGAATTTGTTCGATCGGCAGGCTCACTTTTCTATTATACCAATCGTCTACACCGTGCATAAAAGAATCAATATCATAACTTTCATTGACACGGTCTAAATAGGTTTGCACTGTTGCACCATAAGCGATCGCATAGGATTTTTGATCGATTTCACTGTCTGCAAGCCGCTTCCAACCGTTGGTTTTGCCCGAACAAGCCGCTAAGACTGCCACCACTGCCATCAGGGTCAAAGACTTTAATACGGATTTCATATATACTCCTTAAATCAACGAAAGGTGGAATCATTCTACCTAATTACGGATGGAAAGACTATATGAAACAGTATTTAGATTTATGCCAACGCATTGTTGATGAAGGCAAATGGGTAGATAATGAACGCACTGGCAAGCGTTGTCTCACAGTCATCAACGCCGATTTAACCTACGATGTCGCTAAGGGAGCATTTCCGTTAGTGACAACTCGTCGGAGCTTTTGGAAAGCTGCAATTGCCGAATTACTCGGGTACATTCGTGGCTACGATAATGCCGCTGATTTCCGTGCATTAGGCACAAAATCGTGGGATGCCAATGCCAATGAAAATGCCGCTTGGCTTGCTAATCCGCACCGCAAAGGCGAAGACGATATGGGCTGGGTGTATGGTGCGGTCGGTCGGAACTTCCCGAAAGGCGATGGATCAGGCAATATCGATTTACTCCGCCAAATCGTCGATGATTTGAAAAAAGGTATTGATAATAGAGGGGAAATTTACACCTTCTACCACCCTGGTGTGTTTCATATGGGCTGTTTG
The nucleotide sequence above comes from Pasteurellaceae bacterium Orientalotternb1. Encoded proteins:
- a CDS encoding thymidylate synthase, with amino-acid sequence MKQYLDLCQRIVDEGKWVDNERTGKRCLTVINADLTYDVAKGAFPLVTTRRSFWKAAIAELLGYIRGYDNAADFRALGTKSWDANANENAAWLANPHRKGEDDMGWVYGAVGRNFPKGDGSGNIDLLRQIVDDLKKGIDNRGEIYTFYHPGVFHMGCLRPCLHSHHFSLLDGTLYLNSTQRSADVPLGLNWNMIQCYTFLALMAQITGHKAGQAFHKIVNAHIYEDQLELMRDVQLKREPLAAPKLIINPNIQSLEDLETWVTLDDFKVEGYEYHPSIQYPFSV